Within Paenibacillus albicereus, the genomic segment GCCAGGGGGGCTGCGTCTACGCGATCCTCGATCCGTCCAAGCGGCATCTGCTCATTCCGCTTATCGTCGCGCTGCAGACGATCAGCGACTACCTGGACAACCTGTGCGACCGCAGCACCTCGCTCGACGCGGACGATTTCCGCCTGCTGCATCGCTCGATGCTCGATGCGGTCGATCCGGAGGCCGAGCTGACCAATTACTATGCGCTGAGGGCCGAGCAGGACGACGGAGGCTACCTGCATCATCTCGTGCGGACCTGCCAGCAGGCCGTGCGGCAGCTGCCGGGCTACTCGGCCGCGCAGCCCGAGGTCACGCGGCTCGTCTCGCTCTACGGCGACCTGCAGGTGTACAAGCACATCCGCAAGGACCTGCGGGAGGAGCAGCTGCTCGCCTGGTGGGAGCGGCATCGGCATCTCTGCCCCGAGCTTCGCTGGAACGAGTTCGCCGCCGCGACGGGATCTACGCTCGGCATGTTCGCTCTGTTCACGGCGGCCGTAGATCCCGGACTGACGGCGGAGGGAGCCGCTCGCGTGCGGAGCGGCTATTTCCCGCATGTATGCGGCCTCCACATTCTGCTCGATTATTTGATCGACCAGGAGGAGGACCGCGCCGGCGGCGACCTCAATTTTTGCAATTATTATCGGGATACCGGAGAAGCGGCGGCCCGCATCGGAGCCATCGTCGAGCAGGCGCGCGCGGATGCGAGAGCTCTGCCTGACCCCGGCTTCCACCGCCTGATCGTCGAGGGGCTGCTAGCCCTGTATCTGTCCGATCCCAAGGTGGGCGGGCAAGAGGACGTCAGGCAGGTATCCCGGACGCTCATGAAAGGCAGTCCGCTCGCCAGGCTGTTCTTCCTGCTCAACAGCGTCTGGATTCGCCGGATCCGGGCTTAGAGAGCTTCCCGTACCGGCTTCGCTTTCCCCTAGAACCTATACTAACGCGTCATTGGAGGACCTACTATGTCAGCAGTCAAATCCATCGCCGTCCTTACGAGCGGCGGAGATTCCCAAGGGATGAACGCGGCGGTGCGCGCCGTCGTGCGCAGCGCGCTTTATCACGGCCTGGACGTATACGGCGTGCAGCGCGGCTATCAGGGCTTGATCAACGATGACCTGCGCCCGATGGACCTGCGCAGCGTCGGCGACATCATCCAGCGCGGCGGCACGATCCTGCAGACGGCCCGCTGCAAGGAGTTCATGACTCCGGAGGGCCAGCAGAAGGGCGCCGAGGTGCTGCGCGAGCGCGGCATCGACGGACTCGTCGTCATCGGCGGCGACGGCTCGTACCAAGGAGCCAACAAGCTGAGCAAGCTCGGCATCAAGACGATGGGGCTGCCGGGCACCATCGACAACGACATTCCGTTCACAGACTTCACGATCGGCTTCGATACGGCGGTCAGCATCGTCGTCGACGCCATCAACAAGCTGCGCGATACGATGACGTCGCATGAGCGCTCCTCGATCGTCGAGGTCATGGGACGCCACTGCGGCGACATCGCCCTGTACGCGGGACTGGCGAGCGGAGCGGAGACGATCCTCGTGCCGGAAGTTCCTTACGATCTGGACGAGGTCTCCCGCCGCATGCAGGACAACTTCCGCCTCGGCAAGCGCCACAGCATCATCGTCGTGGCCGAAGGCGCAGGCAAGGGGCAGGACGTAGCCGACCACATCACGGGCTGCTGCGGCATCGATCCGCGCGTCACGGTGCTGGGCCACATCCAGCGCGGAGGCGCGCCGACGCACAACGACCGCGTGCTGGCGAGCCAGCTCGGCGACTTCGCCGTGCGCCAGCTCATGGCGGGCGAGTCGGCCAAGTCCTGCGGCATCATCAAAGGCGAGCTGACGGCGACGGACATCGACCTCGTCGTCAACACCAAGAAGCCGTTCAACATGGACATGTACAACCTGGCCCTTCGTCTGTCCCAATAAGCCGCAGAGGAGGGCGAGCCCCTTGTTCCTGTACAAAATCGAGCTGCAGCTGCCGGAAGGCAAGCAGGCGCATCTGATCGTGCTCGCGGCGAGCGACGAGAAGGCGTTCTCCTACGTCGAAAGCCATGCGCAGCGGCATTTCCTGCATACGCCTGAGCTCCAGTCGATCGCCATCATCGAGAAGAAGCGGCCCGAGCCGGGCAGCGGCTATCTGATCGAAGGCTGATCTGCATCCAATGCCGAAGCGGCCGCAGCGTCCCCACCGGGGGCGCTGCGGCCGCTTTTTGGCGTGGCACGGCAAAAAAGCGGGAGGAGGCAGGTTTCCCTGCCGCCTCCCGCTCGCAGAATGAAGGCGAGGATGAGTCCGTCGTTACTTATAATCCGCTTCCGTGTAGTTGTTGCCGGCGTTCCAAAGCAGGTACTCCTTGACTCCGGTGTCTCGGAGCGCCCGGATCTGCGCCTCGACCTCGGCCTTGCCGTATTGGATATAGTTGCCCTTGCCGAGCCAGCTTGCCGTGAAGTCCTGGATCCAGGGGCGGATGACCGGCTTGAAGCTGCCGATCGGATCCAGCTTCTTGTGCGTGTCCACCATCGAGCCCTTGATGACGTCGTAAGGCTTCGTATCCGGCGCGTCGGCGCCGTACCAGCCGGTCGAATAATGGCTGGGATAGACCATCGGGCTGATGACGTCGACGTA encodes:
- a CDS encoding tetraprenyl-beta-curcumene synthase family protein, with translation MNDRTIGAVKAPSKPMNLMYRVYRYVLPGVSAELDALRRRAERIPDPELRTQALASMKDKRFHCQGGCVYAILDPSKRHLLIPLIVALQTISDYLDNLCDRSTSLDADDFRLLHRSMLDAVDPEAELTNYYALRAEQDDGGYLHHLVRTCQQAVRQLPGYSAAQPEVTRLVSLYGDLQVYKHIRKDLREEQLLAWWERHRHLCPELRWNEFAAATGSTLGMFALFTAAVDPGLTAEGAARVRSGYFPHVCGLHILLDYLIDQEEDRAGGDLNFCNYYRDTGEAAARIGAIVEQARADARALPDPGFHRLIVEGLLALYLSDPKVGGQEDVRQVSRTLMKGSPLARLFFLLNSVWIRRIRA
- the pfkA gene encoding 6-phosphofructokinase; translated protein: MSAVKSIAVLTSGGDSQGMNAAVRAVVRSALYHGLDVYGVQRGYQGLINDDLRPMDLRSVGDIIQRGGTILQTARCKEFMTPEGQQKGAEVLRERGIDGLVVIGGDGSYQGANKLSKLGIKTMGLPGTIDNDIPFTDFTIGFDTAVSIVVDAINKLRDTMTSHERSSIVEVMGRHCGDIALYAGLASGAETILVPEVPYDLDEVSRRMQDNFRLGKRHSIIVVAEGAGKGQDVADHITGCCGIDPRVTVLGHIQRGGAPTHNDRVLASQLGDFAVRQLMAGESAKSCGIIKGELTATDIDLVVNTKKPFNMDMYNLALRLSQ
- a CDS encoding DUF3906 family protein; the encoded protein is MFLYKIELQLPEGKQAHLIVLAASDEKAFSYVESHAQRHFLHTPELQSIAIIEKKRPEPGSGYLIEG